A window of Cryptomeria japonica chromosome 3, Sugi_1.0, whole genome shotgun sequence contains these coding sequences:
- the LOC131054390 gene encoding zinc finger CCCH domain-containing protein 30 — protein MPSQAEQNKPSRRNMKKVSWAPETNLCQVRLFLAEDAPLQAGQVGVQDQLQAKKRLLWHPMESGFDYDLPPGFGRSVPSQCTPEEPCMEPQTAWRIPPRFVINHSWKVAVGDDSEEIKTQCEREVRFLEAVYPRPSAIPPSPVEPTEPYGELDDSETALIPLTPIEEEEVGDLEDSTPVFSSHESSQSSGNNSSGVSLFGGNNIHGPLLNSTAMQSFGDDSNTRAEEPKNIPTSPSNLTIEPDVAAAAKAAFFAIMRSNEEGSMIDPDLLIKILRNPQIIQTLSAQPNKNDNTQMEGIPTSLPINTNVNGNESTLKFQHELNPTNICKPQATPSVNPGINKSGEILSSNIQAPLNPPISEAKVYVTTELGSQPSERLEFSNARHMPMSSPALVSSSNGLATSQFMPRPATVVLPTSSAQVACQTPKGVTVTAPMITGGPKWTGTQNEQYYKSLIQQHGGPNKNDHVNQNGLQYRKELIHQHGVQQGIERGGQLQPGNLGGLCGVDMNKSKFRKPCLYFNSPKGCRRGSSCTFLHELIERPKIDENDLKRAKIEIEASGRH, from the exons ATGCCTAGCCAAGCCGAGCAGAACAAGCCCAGTCGTCGAAATATGAAGAAAGTGTCCTGGGCGCCAGAGACCAATTTATGTCAG gttagattatttcttgctgaaGATGCACCTCTGCAGGCAGGTCAGGTTGGAGTTCAAGATCAACTGCAAGCAAAGAAACGCTTGTTGTGGCATCCAATGGAATCTGGATTTGATTATGATTTACCTCCTGGATTTGGAAGAAGTGTTCCATCACAGTGTACACCAGAAGAACCTTGCATGGAGCCACAGACAGCATGGCGAATACCTCCCAGG tttgTTATCAATCATTCATGGAAAGTAGCTGTTggagatgacagtgaagagattaaAACACAGTGTGAGCGTGAAGTAAGGTTTTTGGAAGCTGTATATCCCCGACCATCAGCTATTCCGCCAAG CCCTGTGGAGCCAACTGAACCTTATGGGGAACTTGATGATTCTGAAACCGCTCTCATCCCATTGACACCTATAGAAGAAGAGGAGGTGGGAGATCTTGAAGATTCCACTCCAGTGTTTAGCTCACATGAAAGCTCGCAGTCATCAG GGAATAATTCTAGTGGAGTATCTCTATTTGGAGGCAATAATATTCATGGACCATTGTTGAATTCCACTGCAATGCAATCATTTGGTGACGATTCAAACACCAGAGCTGAAGAACCAAAAAACATACCCACATCCCCATCTAATCTTACAATTGAACCAGATGTTGCTGCAGCAGCTAAAGCTGCTTTCTTTGCAATAATGAGATCTAATGAGGAAGGAAGTATGATTGATCCAGATTTGCTGATTAAAATACTTAGAAATCCACAAATAATTCAAACTCTGAGTGCTCAGCCCAACAAAAATGATAATACACAAATGGAGGGAATTCCTACCTCATTACCAATTAACACAAACGTTAATGGGAATGAATCTACACTCAAATTTCAACATGAATTAAATCCTACAAACATTTGTAAACCTCAAGCTACACCCTCTGTAAATCCTGGAATTAATAAAAGTGGAGAAATTCTATCTAGTAATATTCAAGCACCATTAAATCCACCAATCTCAGAGGCAAAAGTATATGTTACAACTGAATTGGGATCTCAGCCATCAGAACGGTTAGAGTTCTCTAATGCAAGGCATATGCCAATGTCATCTCCAGCTTTAGTATCTTCAAGTAATGGGCTTGCCACTTCACAATTTATGCCAAGGCCTGCAACAGTTGTTCTCCCTACATCTTCTGCGCAAGTTGCATGTCAGACTCCAAAGGGAGTCACAGTTACCGCTCCAATGATTACGGGAGGCCCAAAATGGACAGGCACACAAAATGAACAGTACTATAAGAGTCTAATTCAACAGCATGGCGGGCCCAACAAAAATGATCATGTCAATCAAAATGGTCTGCAATACCGCAAAGAGCTTATTCATCAGCATGGTGTACAGCAAGGTATCGAGCGTGGTGGTCAGCTACAACCTGGGAATCTGGGTGGGCTCTGTGGAGTAGATATGAATAAATCTAAATTTCGAAAGCCTTGCTTGTATTTTAACTCCCCCAAAGGATGTCGGCGAGGTTCAAGCTGCACATTTCTCCATGAACTCATTGAACGCCCTAAAATAGACGAGAATGATCTCAAGAGGGCAAAGATTGAAATTGAAGCCTCTGGAAGGCATTGA